The proteins below come from a single Malus domestica chromosome 03, GDT2T_hap1 genomic window:
- the LOC103418783 gene encoding uncharacterized protein isoform X2 produces MSAEAKLRFKLNKKLKASIGRPKFHSDGKKDDDNRKGSFNKKGIKFHNSEEGSCGDLDKRDDFKTMNGDRRRKRIYGDQDADRDSMSSRNGEAPYRKSFSRKGPNQVRDDFDSERNDTRSPLHPRSRWGSNRLENADSETKRFSPRSPKVSNKTKSKDGFGNQKNASESPGHPRSIWVSNGLENATSENKRFSSKDRGAKVSSKTKYKEGDKMESVNTDGGQASALKKHNKVKPDKKILNEESRVIDDQPKKRKRIRLDPNDISNKRFDDTIVINESKKEKEKDEEEKAEISKNAQFRAIQPSSSILSYVEDNLLGRRRLIELRRAGYNTELSAPLDNIPSSTSSERENIEENIFRNKLTFFAAAKVSSSFPPPDLPEIAFAGRSNVGKSSLLNALTRQWGVVRTSDKPGLTQTINFFNLGSKLCLVDLPGYGFAYAKEEVKDAWVELVKEYVSTRVGLKRVCLLIDTKWGMKPRDHELIDLMERAETKYQILLTKTDTVFPIDVARRAMQIEESLKANKSLVQPAVMVSSKSGAGIRSLRTVLAKIARVAKV; encoded by the exons ATGTCTGCAGAGGCTAAATTAAGGTTTAAGCTCAATAAGAAACTCAAAGCATCTATTGGAAGGCCCAAGTTTCACAGTGATGGAAAAAAGGATGATGATAATAGGAAGGGGAGCTTTAATAAGAAGGGGATAAAGTTTCATAATTCTGAAGAAGGGAGTTGTGGAGATCTTGATAAAAGGGACGATTTTAAAACCATGAATGGTGATAGGAGAAGAAAGAGAATCTATGGTGACCAAGATGCAGATCGGGATTCAATGTCTTCTAGAAATGGAGAGGCACCTTATCGGAAGTCTTTTTCTAGGAAAGGACCCAACCAAGTAAGGGATGATTTTGATAGTGAAAGGAACGATACTAGGTCACCTTTGCATCCTCGCTCTAG GTGGGGTTCTAATAGATTAGAGAATGCTGATTCTGAAACTAAACGTTTTTCTCCTAGGAGTCCCAAAGTTTCCAATAAAACCAAAAGTAAGGATGGTTTTGGAAATCAAAAGAACGCAAGTGAATCTCCTGGGCATCCTCGCTCTATCTGGGTTTCTAATGGATTAGAGAATGCTACTTCTGAAAATAAACGTTTTTCTTCTAAGGATAGAGGTGCAAAAGTTTCCAGTAAAACCAAATATAAGGAGGGCGATAAGATGGAATCTGTTAATACTGATGGTGGTCAGGCTAGTGCACTGAAGAAACATAACAAAGTTAAGCCGGATAAGAAAATCTTGAATGAAGAATCACGGGTGATAGATGATCAGCCAAAGAAGAGGAAGCGAATTCGATTAGATCCTAATGATATCTCAAATAAAAGATTTGATGATACTATTGTCATAAACG AAAgcaaaaaggagaaggaaaaagatGAGGAGGAAAAAGCTGAAATCTCAAAAAATGCACAGTTTCGTGCAATACAACCTAGTTCCTCAATCCTCTCTTATGTGGAAGATAAT ttGTTAGGTCGTAGACGCTTGATAGAGTTGAGGAGGGCAGGCTACAACACTGAGCTTTCTGCCCCATTGGATAATATTCCTTCCTCTACCAGCTCAGAAAGAGAGAATATTGAggaaaat atatttagaaataaattgaCATTTTTTGCCGCTGCAAAAGTTTCATCATCATTTCCACCTCCTGATCTTCCAGAGATTGCATTTGCAG GGAGGTCAAATGTCGGGAAATCCTCACTACTTAATGCACTTACTAGACAATGGGGTGTTGTACGAACGTCAGACAAGCCTGGTCTTACTCAG ACTATTAATTTCTTCAATCTAGGATCAAAGCTCTGCTTGGTTGATTTGCCAGGGTACGGCTTTGCTTATGCTAAAGAAGAAGTTAAGGATGCTTGGGTGGAGCTT GTGAAAGAGTATGTATCCACAAGAGTTGGTCTAAAACGAGTGTGTTTACTTATTGACACAAAATGGGGAATGAAGCCAAGGGATCATGAACTCATTGACTTGATGGAAAG GGCTGAAACTAAATATCAGATTTTATTGACGAAGACGGATACAGTTTTCCCAATTGATGTGGCACGTCGTGCAATGCAAATTGAAGAG AGTCTGAAAGCAAATAAGTCTTTGGTCCAACCTGCG GTGATGGTGAGCTCGAAATCTGGAGCTGGTATTCGAAGTTTAAGAACAGTGCTAGCAAAGATTGCTCGTGTTGCCAAAGTCTAA
- the LOC103418783 gene encoding uncharacterized protein isoform X1 has protein sequence MSAEAKLRFKLNKKLKASIGRPKFHSDGKKDDDNRKGSFNKKGIKFHNSEEGSCGDLDKRDDFKTMNGDRRRKRIYGDQDADRDSMSSRNGEAPYRKSFSRKGPNQVRDDFDSERNDTRSPLHPRSRWGSNGLGNTESETKRFSPRSPRESNRTKSKDGFGYEKNGSESPLRPRSRWGSNRLENADSETKRFSPRSPKVSNKTKSKDGFGNQKNASESPGHPRSIWVSNGLENATSENKRFSSKDRGAKVSSKTKYKEGDKMESVNTDGGQASALKKHNKVKPDKKILNEESRVIDDQPKKRKRIRLDPNDISNKRFDDTIVINESKKEKEKDEEEKAEISKNAQFRAIQPSSSILSYVEDNLLGRRRLIELRRAGYNTELSAPLDNIPSSTSSERENIEENIFRNKLTFFAAAKVSSSFPPPDLPEIAFAGRSNVGKSSLLNALTRQWGVVRTSDKPGLTQTINFFNLGSKLCLVDLPGYGFAYAKEEVKDAWVELVKEYVSTRVGLKRVCLLIDTKWGMKPRDHELIDLMERAETKYQILLTKTDTVFPIDVARRAMQIEESLKANKSLVQPAVMVSSKSGAGIRSLRTVLAKIARVAKV, from the exons ATGTCTGCAGAGGCTAAATTAAGGTTTAAGCTCAATAAGAAACTCAAAGCATCTATTGGAAGGCCCAAGTTTCACAGTGATGGAAAAAAGGATGATGATAATAGGAAGGGGAGCTTTAATAAGAAGGGGATAAAGTTTCATAATTCTGAAGAAGGGAGTTGTGGAGATCTTGATAAAAGGGACGATTTTAAAACCATGAATGGTGATAGGAGAAGAAAGAGAATCTATGGTGACCAAGATGCAGATCGGGATTCAATGTCTTCTAGAAATGGAGAGGCACCTTATCGGAAGTCTTTTTCTAGGAAAGGACCCAACCAAGTAAGGGATGATTTTGATAGTGAAAGGAACGATACTAGGTCACCTTTGCATCCTCGCTCTAGGTGGGGTTCTAATGGGTTGGGGAACACTGAATCTGAAACTAAACGTTTTTCTCCTAGGAGTCCCAGAGAGTCCAATAGAACCAAAAGTAAGGATGGTTTTGGTTATGAAAAGAACGGAAGTGAATCTCCTTTGCGTCCTCGCTCTAGGTGGGGTTCTAATAGATTAGAGAATGCTGATTCTGAAACTAAACGTTTTTCTCCTAGGAGTCCCAAAGTTTCCAATAAAACCAAAAGTAAGGATGGTTTTGGAAATCAAAAGAACGCAAGTGAATCTCCTGGGCATCCTCGCTCTATCTGGGTTTCTAATGGATTAGAGAATGCTACTTCTGAAAATAAACGTTTTTCTTCTAAGGATAGAGGTGCAAAAGTTTCCAGTAAAACCAAATATAAGGAGGGCGATAAGATGGAATCTGTTAATACTGATGGTGGTCAGGCTAGTGCACTGAAGAAACATAACAAAGTTAAGCCGGATAAGAAAATCTTGAATGAAGAATCACGGGTGATAGATGATCAGCCAAAGAAGAGGAAGCGAATTCGATTAGATCCTAATGATATCTCAAATAAAAGATTTGATGATACTATTGTCATAAACG AAAgcaaaaaggagaaggaaaaagatGAGGAGGAAAAAGCTGAAATCTCAAAAAATGCACAGTTTCGTGCAATACAACCTAGTTCCTCAATCCTCTCTTATGTGGAAGATAAT ttGTTAGGTCGTAGACGCTTGATAGAGTTGAGGAGGGCAGGCTACAACACTGAGCTTTCTGCCCCATTGGATAATATTCCTTCCTCTACCAGCTCAGAAAGAGAGAATATTGAggaaaat atatttagaaataaattgaCATTTTTTGCCGCTGCAAAAGTTTCATCATCATTTCCACCTCCTGATCTTCCAGAGATTGCATTTGCAG GGAGGTCAAATGTCGGGAAATCCTCACTACTTAATGCACTTACTAGACAATGGGGTGTTGTACGAACGTCAGACAAGCCTGGTCTTACTCAG ACTATTAATTTCTTCAATCTAGGATCAAAGCTCTGCTTGGTTGATTTGCCAGGGTACGGCTTTGCTTATGCTAAAGAAGAAGTTAAGGATGCTTGGGTGGAGCTT GTGAAAGAGTATGTATCCACAAGAGTTGGTCTAAAACGAGTGTGTTTACTTATTGACACAAAATGGGGAATGAAGCCAAGGGATCATGAACTCATTGACTTGATGGAAAG GGCTGAAACTAAATATCAGATTTTATTGACGAAGACGGATACAGTTTTCCCAATTGATGTGGCACGTCGTGCAATGCAAATTGAAGAG AGTCTGAAAGCAAATAAGTCTTTGGTCCAACCTGCG GTGATGGTGAGCTCGAAATCTGGAGCTGGTATTCGAAGTTTAAGAACAGTGCTAGCAAAGATTGCTCGTGTTGCCAAAGTCTAA
- the LOC103418192 gene encoding uncharacterized protein, whose product MCPLRLILIFLSATLAGFFVLRNLKSDDPKLEPPQDDQETHHFQNPNKSPDRFSKVRSAVEFGFWTVVDMASGRYLWRHLSSPAAAKLSD is encoded by the exons ATGTGTCCCCTCCGACTGATTCTGATATTCCTCTCCGCCACCCTCGCCGGCTTCTTTGTCCTCAGAAACCTCAAATCCGACGACCCCAAATTGGAGCCGCCGCAAGATGACCAAGAAACCCACCATTTCCAAAACCCCAACAAATCTCCCGACCGGTTCTCCAAG GTTCGCTCCGCCGTGGAATTCGGGTTCTGGACCGTCGTGGACATGGCCAGCGGACGCTACCTCTGGAGGCATTTGTCATCGCCGGCGGCCGCGAAGCTGTCGGATTGA